In Diorhabda sublineata isolate icDioSubl1.1 chromosome 4, icDioSubl1.1, whole genome shotgun sequence, a single window of DNA contains:
- the LOC130443426 gene encoding eukaryotic translation initiation factor 3 subunit E isoform X1, whose amino-acid sequence MEKFDLTSVMGQYLDRHLVFPLLEFLSAKGIYNETELLKAKLDILSKTNMIDYAIDIRKQLYPDQEIPEDLKQRRNHVVQQLAELQEEVKPILKIMESEEVMKNMENMRDSKTLISYLSKESKFEIEMIDSLHKLAKYRYDCGNYTVSTSYLYFCMLVLPPNDKNYLSALWGKFASEILYQNWDSALEDLNKLREYIDSSPNQFSGNSLQLLQQRTWLIHWSLFVFFNHVLGRELIIEMFLYRPHYLNAIQTMCPHILRYLATAVIITRSRRSALKDLVKVIQQESYTYRDPITEFLEHLYVNFDFDGARQKLHECQTVLLNDFFLISCLDEFVENARLMIFETFCRIHQCISIGMLAEKLNMNPDEAECWIVNLIRNARLDAKIDSKLGHVVMGAQPLSPYQQLIEKIDSLSVRSETLCSLIDRKLRAKTDIRWGNQDF is encoded by the exons atGGAAAAGTTCGACTTAACATCTGTAATGGGTCAATACTTAGACCGGCACTTAGTATTTCCATTGTTAGAATTTTTATCAGCAAAAGGA aTTTATAATGAGACCGAATTACTAAAAGCTAAATTGGATATATTAAGTAAAACAAATATGATAGATTATGCTATCGACATAAGAAAACAATTATATCCTGACCAAGAAATTCCAGAAGATTTGAAGCAAAGGCGTAATCACGTTGTACAGCAGTTGGCCGAATTACAAGAAGAAGTtaaaccaattttgaaaattatggagTCCGAGGAAGTGAtgaaaaacatggaaaatatgAGGGACTCAAAAACTCTCATTAGTTATTTATCTAAAGAATCCAAG tttGAAATCGAAATGATTGATAGTCTTCACAAACTAGCTAAATACAGATACGATTGTGGTAACTATACAGTATCCACATCTTACTTATATTTCTGTATGTTAGTACTACCTCCAAATGATAAGAATTACCTTAGTGCCTTGTGGGGGAAATTTGCGTCTGAAATCTTGTACCAAAATTGGGATTCGGCATTAGAAGATTTGAACAAACTTAGAGAATATATAGATTCCAGCCCTAACCAATTTTCTGGAAACAGTTTGCAGTTATTACAGCAACGAACATGGTTGATCCATTGGTCATTGTTTGTATTCTTCAATCACGTATTAGGACGTGAACTGATTATTGAAATGTTCTTGTACAGACCACACTATCTCAATGCAATACAGACAATGTGTCCgcatattttgagatatttggCAACTGCTGTTATAATTACTAGAAGTAGAAGATCGGCGCTAAAAGATTTGGTGAAAGTTATTCAACAAGAAAGTTACACATACAG ggATCCCATAACAGAATTTTTGGAACATCTCTATGTTAACTTTGATTTTGATGGTGCTCGCCAAAAATTACATGAATGTCAAACAGTATTATTGAATGATTTCTTCCTAATCTCCTGTTTAGACGAATTCGTAGAAAACGCCCGACTAATGATATTCGAGACATTCTGTAGAATCCATCAGTGCATCAGTATAGGCATGTTGGCggaaaaattgaatatgaatCCAGACGAAGCGGAATGCTGGATAGTTAATTTAATTAGAAACGCCAGATTGGACGCTAAAATTGATTCGAAATTGGGGCATGTGGTGATGGGTGCTCAACCCTTGTCTCCATACCAACAACTCATAGAAAAAATCGATTCGCTATCAGTCAGATCAGAAACGCTTTGTTCCCTTATCGATAGGAAGCTC
- the LOC130443425 gene encoding excitatory amino acid transporter 1-like has product MAPHHHNFEIIEADNCRRPKSKLKSFLKQNGLTLATMVGVILGTVLGIILKYSKDSWSEREVMYIGFAGQIFLRMLKVLILPLIISSLISAIAGLDLSLSGKIAARAVAYYLTTTFAAVVLGMVVVMVIRPGVGVKVAGVGEGVKRNVSTVDTLLDLVRNMFPPNMAEATIFQTRTVLVPTYDNDTGSYINKIDTEIIQNTNIMGLVVIAAALGIAIAQLGEEAKIIATFFHNLMAVSMKITSWVIFLSPLGIIFLVSSKVLEMEDVGNVMAGLGWYFATVCTGLFVQGFVILPLLYLLLTRKNPIAFILNMSQAVVTAFGTASSSATLPLTIRCLEEKNGVDRRVARFALPIGATINLDGTALYEAVAAIFIAQVREVPLDFGTLVAISLTATAASIGAAGIPQAGLVTMVMVLDTVGLPAEDVTLILAVDWLLDRFRTAINVMGDSFGAGIVYHRSLRELGVLVPTEISSEDPPDYIDGEATTGKSSLTKHEETSQ; this is encoded by the exons ATGGCTCCTCACCACCATAACTTCGAGATCATCGAAGCGGATAATTGCCGAAGACCGAAAAgcaaattaaaatcatttttgaagcAAAATGGTTTAACTTTAGCCACGATGGTGGGTGTCATATTAGGTACCGTATTGGGTATCATCTTAAAATATTCTAAAGACTCGTGGTCAGAACGTGAAGTAATGTATATAGGATTCGCAGGACAGATATTTCTAAGGATGCTAAAAGTTCTAATCCTACCGTTGATAATATCTTCTTTAATCTCGGCTATAGCCGGTTTGGATTTGTCTCTTTCGGGGAAAATAGCCGCAAGAGCCGTGGCGTATTATTTAACGACCACATTTGCCGCCGTAGTTTTGGGTATGGTTGTCGTGATGGTCATAAGACCTGGTGTTGGGGTCAAAGTCGCAGGAGTAGGAGAAGGAGTTAAAAGGAATGTTAGCACCGTGGATACCTTATTAGATTTAGTACG AAACATGTTCCCACCAAATATGGCAGAAGCTACAATATTCCAA ACTAGAACGGTGCTTGTCCCCACTTATGACAACGACAcag GTTcctatataaacaaaattgacaCTGAAATCAtccaaaatacaaatataatggGTTTGGTGGTAATAGCAGCCGCTCTTGGTATAGCCATCGCTCAACTTGGAGAAGAAGCCAAAATTATAGCGACTTTTTTCCACAATTTGATGGCCGTTAGTATGAAAATTACATCTTGGGTAATATTCCTCTCGCCATTAGGTATCATCTTTTTGGTTTCTTCTAAAGTACTCGAAATGGAGGATGTCGGTAACGTGATGGCCGGTTTGGGATGGTACTTCGCTACAGTATGTACGGGTTTATTCGTCCAAGGATTTGTGATTCTGCCACTTCTCTATTTATTACTAACTAGAAAGAATCCAATTGCGTTCATTTTGAACATGTCCCAGGCTGTCGTTACAGCATTTGGAACTGCTTCGAG TTCCGCAACGTTGCCGTTAACGATACGTTGTTTGGAAGAGAAGAACGGAGTCGATCGTCGAGTAGCGAGATTCGCACTTCCCATCGGCGCTACCATCAATCTGGACGGTACGGCTTTGTACGAAGCTGTGGCCGCTATCTTTATAGCTCAAGTTCGTGAGGTACCTCTCGATTTCGGAACCTTAGTGGCTATAAGTCTAACTGCAACTGCTGCAAGTATAGGTGCCGCCGGTATTCCACAAGCTGGTTTAGTAACAATGGTAATGGTACTAGATACCGTAGGTTTGCCTGCGGAAGATGTCACTCTGATCCTTGCCGTCGATTGGTTatt agATCGTTTTAGAACAGCCATAAACGTCATGGGAGATTCATTCGGTGCTGGTATAGTTTACCATAGAAGTCTAAGAGAGTTGGGAGTATTAGTTCCGACTGAAATAAGCTCGGAAGATCCTCCAGATTACATAGACGGCGAAGCCACGACCGGTAAATCGAGTCTCACAAAACACGAAGAAACGTCccaatga
- the LOC130443428 gene encoding mediator of RNA polymerase II transcription subunit 10 — protein MASSSSLENLETQLEMFIENVRQIHIIVSDFQPQSQNVLNQKLQALVHGLQEVDKLKSQVQDVHVPLEVFDYIDQGRNPQLYTKDCIEKALAKNEQVKGKIDAYRKFKANMLLELSRTFPNELNKYRALRGDE, from the exons ATGGCTTCATCGTCTTCattagaaaatttagaaactCAATTGGAAATGTTTATCGAAAACGTTCGTCAAATTCATATTATAGTTAGTGATTTTCAACCACAAAGTCAAAATGTTTTGAATCAAAAAct ACAAGCATTGGTACACGGCCTTCAAGAAGTAGACAAATTGAAATCCCAAGTACAAGATGTCCATGTTCCTTTAGAAGTATTTGA ttatataGATCAAGGACGCAATCCTCAACTTTACACAAAAGACTGCATAGAAAAAGCTTTAGCTAAAAATGAACAGGTCAAAGGAAAAATTGATGCTTACAGAAAATTCAAAGCTAATATGTTACTTGAACTTAGTAGAACATTTCCCAATGAGCTAAACAAATATAGAGCATTAAGAGgagatgaataa
- the LOC130443426 gene encoding eukaryotic translation initiation factor 3 subunit E isoform X2, protein MEKFDLTSVMGQYLDRHLVFPLLEFLSAKGIYNETELLKAKLDILSKTNMIDYAIDIRKQLYPDQEIPEDLKQRRNHVVQQLAELQEEVKPILKIMESEEVMKNMENMRDSKTLISYLSKESKFEIEMIDSLHKLAKYRYDCGNYTVSTSYLYFCMLVLPPNDKNYLSALWGKFASEILYQNWDSALEDLNKLREYIDSSPNQFSGNSLQLLQQRTWLIHWSLFVFFNHVLGRELIIEMFLYRPHYLNAIQTMCPHILRYLATAVIITRSRRSALKDLVKVIQQESYTYRDPITEFLEHLYVNFDFDGARQKLHECQTVLLNDFFLISCLDEFVENARLMIFETFCRIHQCISIGMLAEKLNMNPDEAECWIVNLIRNARLDAKIDSKLGHVVMGAQPLSPYQQLIEKIDSLSVRSETLCSLIDRKLRAKTDVSFNK, encoded by the exons atGGAAAAGTTCGACTTAACATCTGTAATGGGTCAATACTTAGACCGGCACTTAGTATTTCCATTGTTAGAATTTTTATCAGCAAAAGGA aTTTATAATGAGACCGAATTACTAAAAGCTAAATTGGATATATTAAGTAAAACAAATATGATAGATTATGCTATCGACATAAGAAAACAATTATATCCTGACCAAGAAATTCCAGAAGATTTGAAGCAAAGGCGTAATCACGTTGTACAGCAGTTGGCCGAATTACAAGAAGAAGTtaaaccaattttgaaaattatggagTCCGAGGAAGTGAtgaaaaacatggaaaatatgAGGGACTCAAAAACTCTCATTAGTTATTTATCTAAAGAATCCAAG tttGAAATCGAAATGATTGATAGTCTTCACAAACTAGCTAAATACAGATACGATTGTGGTAACTATACAGTATCCACATCTTACTTATATTTCTGTATGTTAGTACTACCTCCAAATGATAAGAATTACCTTAGTGCCTTGTGGGGGAAATTTGCGTCTGAAATCTTGTACCAAAATTGGGATTCGGCATTAGAAGATTTGAACAAACTTAGAGAATATATAGATTCCAGCCCTAACCAATTTTCTGGAAACAGTTTGCAGTTATTACAGCAACGAACATGGTTGATCCATTGGTCATTGTTTGTATTCTTCAATCACGTATTAGGACGTGAACTGATTATTGAAATGTTCTTGTACAGACCACACTATCTCAATGCAATACAGACAATGTGTCCgcatattttgagatatttggCAACTGCTGTTATAATTACTAGAAGTAGAAGATCGGCGCTAAAAGATTTGGTGAAAGTTATTCAACAAGAAAGTTACACATACAG ggATCCCATAACAGAATTTTTGGAACATCTCTATGTTAACTTTGATTTTGATGGTGCTCGCCAAAAATTACATGAATGTCAAACAGTATTATTGAATGATTTCTTCCTAATCTCCTGTTTAGACGAATTCGTAGAAAACGCCCGACTAATGATATTCGAGACATTCTGTAGAATCCATCAGTGCATCAGTATAGGCATGTTGGCggaaaaattgaatatgaatCCAGACGAAGCGGAATGCTGGATAGTTAATTTAATTAGAAACGCCAGATTGGACGCTAAAATTGATTCGAAATTGGGGCATGTGGTGATGGGTGCTCAACCCTTGTCTCCATACCAACAACTCATAGAAAAAATCGATTCGCTATCAGTCAGATCAGAAACGCTTTGTTCCCTTATCGATAGGAAGCTC